From a region of the Helianthus annuus cultivar XRQ/B chromosome 5, HanXRQr2.0-SUNRISE, whole genome shotgun sequence genome:
- the LOC110943942 gene encoding putative nuclease HARBI1, giving the protein MASNPWWPSSSDDEEEMFFANVVLRAGQILIEEEEEEEEEEEEEEFSSENVITRRIRINRDRQGAHDKLVNDYFSDEPLYNADIFRRRFRMSRRLFTRIANDLAGLDPFFTQRPDARNYEGFTTLQKCTAAIRQLAYGTVADALDEYLQMSARTTRECLYRFCHNVVKLYSKKYLRKPNAYDVQQLYQAHEARHGFPGMLGSIDCMHWGWHNCPTAWRGQYTRGDHGYPTVILEAVASQDLWIWHSFFGLPGSLNDLNVLYQSAIFTDVVNGTGPDTRFTVSGVEYRRGYYLADGIYPSWSTIVKTIPYPEDEKRKKFAKRQEAARKDIERAFGVLQKKWAIVAQPARAFTPKRLRLCMYACILLHNMIIEDEGRAICEYDENAAWGNTVPVDPPQQDLNSFSLTNDFTHANLQQDLVEHIWNNVNMVDGDGAEDEDEDE; this is encoded by the exons ATGGCTTCTAATCCTTGGTGGCCCTCGTCTTCGGATGACGAAGAGGAGATGTTTTTCGCAAACGTTGTACTACGGGCGGGACAGATTTTAatcgaagaggaagaggaagaggaagaggaagaggaagaggaagaattCTCGTCTGAAAATGTTATTACCAGACGAATACGCATTAACAGAGACCGCCAAG GAGCGCACGACAAATTGGTGAACGATTATTTTTCGGATGAGCCACTTTACAACGCCGACATTTTTAGACGCAGGTTCCGAATGAGTCGCCGCTTATTCACAAGGATTGCCAATGATTTGGCGGGGCTAGACCCGTTTTTCACGCAACGTCCTGATGCTCGAAATTATGAAGGGTTTACAACGTTACAAAAGTGTACTGCGGCCATTCGACAACTGGCGTACGGGACAGTGGCCGACGCTTTGGACGAGTACTTACAGATGTCGGCAAGAACTACGCGGGAATGTTTGTATCGGTTTTGCCATAATGTGGTGAAACTGTATAGCAAAAAATATTTGCGGAAACCAAACGCGTATGATGTTCAACAGTTGTACCAAGCTCATGAAGCAAGGCACGGGTTTCCGGGAATGCTTGGTAGCATTGATTGTATGCATTGGGGGTGGCATAATTGCCCGACTGCGTGGCGCGGCCAATATACGCGAGGTGATCACGGCTATCCAACCGTGATACTTGAAGCTGTGGCATCACAAGATTTGTGGATATGGCATTCTTTCTTTGGTCTCCCTGGTTCACTCAACGACCTCAACGTGTTATACCAATCGGCCATCTTTACCGATGTCGTTAATGGAACGGGACCGGACACACGTTTTACAGTTTCTGGGGTTGAGTATAGACGTGGGTATTATCTTGCTGACGGGATATATCCGTCTTGGTCTACAATTGTGAAGACTATTCCATATCCCGAGGACGAAAAACGGAAAAAATTTGCCAAGCGTCAAGAAGCTGCAAGAAAAGACATCGAACGTGCTTTTGGTGTCTTACAAAAAAAATGGGCCATCGTTGCACAACCGGCACGTGCGTTCACCCCAAAAAGGCTGCGTCTTTGTATGTACGCTTGCATTTTGCTCCATAACATGATTATTGAAGACGAAGGTCGGGCGATTTGTGAGTATGATGAGAATGCAGCGTGGGGGAACACTGTCCCGGTTGATCCCCCACaacaggatttaaactcgttcTCGCTAACAAACGACTTCACGCATGCAAACCTTCAACAAGATTTGGTAGAACATATTTGGAACAACGTTAACATGGTGGACGGTGACGGAGCCGAAGACGAAGACGAAGACGAGTAG